In Phycodurus eques isolate BA_2022a chromosome 10, UOR_Pequ_1.1, whole genome shotgun sequence, a genomic segment contains:
- the LOC133408716 gene encoding uncharacterized protein LOC133408716 isoform X3, translating to MWETRFEVRVCRVPADMDGVLDGASVLCVFKLVCSLLCLPSLATSRSPVGFCSCCILIFTDFLLTVYLSFLGLFESWFIELPPLPGVVALRFLLFLSNTYGAVLMLITPLVAVETLTRLLRSMRDVEEKEEDEEEEEEKGGWRCYAIGYLCCLSVWVSVALSLRCRWKLEEARTAGCLVAGGSLMRCLPNLLSPLPSDEQWQATTTKRRDTRCRLSNGHTGVSGGVRT from the exons ATGTGGGAAACCCGTTTTGAGGTGCGCGTGTGTCGTGTACCCGCAGACATGGACGGCGTGTTGGACGGCGCGTCGGTGTTGTGCGTCTTCAAGCTGGTGTGCAGCCTGCTGTGCCTGCCCTCGCTGGCGACGTCGCGCAGTCCCGTGGGATTCTGCAGCTGCTGCATCCTCATCTTCACAGACTTCCTGCTCACAG TTTACCTGAGCTTCCTGGGCCTCTTTGAGTCATGGTTCATCGAGCTGCCGCCGCTGCCGGGCGTCGTCGCTCTGCGCTTCCTGCTCTTCCTGAGCAACACCTACGGCGCCGTGCTGATGCTCATCACGCCCCTGGTCGCCGTGGAGACCCTCACTCGACTCCTGCGGTCGATGAGAGACGTagaagaaaaggaggaggatgaagaggaggaggaggagaaaggtgGCTGGCGGTGTTACGCGATCGGCTACCTGTGCTGTTTGTCGGTGTGGGTGTCGGTGGCGCTCAGCCTGCGGTGTCGATGGAAGTTGGAGGAGGCCAGGACGGCGGGTTGTTTGGTCGCCGGGGGCTCTTTGATGCGTTGCCTGCCCAACCTGCTGAGCCCCCTGCCCAGCG ACGAACAATGGCAGGCCACGACCACGAAGAGAAGGGACACACGATGCCGCCTCTCGAATGGGCACACAGGCGTCAGTGGTGGGGTTCGGACTTGA
- the LOC133408716 gene encoding uncharacterized protein LOC133408716 isoform X1: MWETRFEVRVCRVPADMDGVLDGASVLCVFKLVCSLLCLPSLATSRSPVGFCSCCILIFTDFLLTVYLSFLGLFESWFIELPPLPGVVALRFLLFLSNTYGAVLMLITPLVAVETLTRLLRSMRDVEEKEEDEEEEEEKGGWRCYAIGYLCCLSVWVSVALSLRCRWKLEEARTAGCLVAGGSLMRCLPNLLSPLPSGMRPCWGAAFLYLMLILLTCLLLLIRRTMAGHDHEEKGHTMPPLEWAHRRQWWGSDLTLASLAVIGVLVLPLYLGVNILLLRSVETLLETCMSFFLGSAPRGSTAVTPV, from the exons ATGTGGGAAACCCGTTTTGAGGTGCGCGTGTGTCGTGTACCCGCAGACATGGACGGCGTGTTGGACGGCGCGTCGGTGTTGTGCGTCTTCAAGCTGGTGTGCAGCCTGCTGTGCCTGCCCTCGCTGGCGACGTCGCGCAGTCCCGTGGGATTCTGCAGCTGCTGCATCCTCATCTTCACAGACTTCCTGCTCACAG TTTACCTGAGCTTCCTGGGCCTCTTTGAGTCATGGTTCATCGAGCTGCCGCCGCTGCCGGGCGTCGTCGCTCTGCGCTTCCTGCTCTTCCTGAGCAACACCTACGGCGCCGTGCTGATGCTCATCACGCCCCTGGTCGCCGTGGAGACCCTCACTCGACTCCTGCGGTCGATGAGAGACGTagaagaaaaggaggaggatgaagaggaggaggaggagaaaggtgGCTGGCGGTGTTACGCGATCGGCTACCTGTGCTGTTTGTCGGTGTGGGTGTCGGTGGCGCTCAGCCTGCGGTGTCGATGGAAGTTGGAGGAGGCCAGGACGGCGGGTTGTTTGGTCGCCGGGGGCTCTTTGATGCGTTGCCTGCCCAACCTGCTGAGCCCCCTGCCCAGCGGTATGCGCCCATGCTGGGGTGCGGCTTTCCTCTACTTGATGCTGATCCTGCTCACATGCTTGCTTCTTCTCATCAGACGAACAATGGCAGGCCACGACCACGAAGAGAAGGGACACACGATGCCGCCTCTCGAATGGGCACACAGGCGTCAGTGGTGGGGTTCGGACTTGACCCTTGCCTCGCTGGCCGTGATCGGCGTCCTGGTGCTTCCGCTTTATCTCGGCGTCAACATCCTCCTGCTAAGGAGCGTGGAGACCCTCCTGGAGACCTGCATGAGCTTCTTTTTGGGATCCGCCCCCCGAGGCTCCACGGCCGTCACGCCGGTGTGA
- the LOC133408716 gene encoding uncharacterized protein LOC133408716 isoform X2: protein MDGVLDGASVLCVFKLVCSLLCLPSLATSRSPVGFCSCCILIFTDFLLTVYLSFLGLFESWFIELPPLPGVVALRFLLFLSNTYGAVLMLITPLVAVETLTRLLRSMRDVEEKEEDEEEEEEKGGWRCYAIGYLCCLSVWVSVALSLRCRWKLEEARTAGCLVAGGSLMRCLPNLLSPLPSGMRPCWGAAFLYLMLILLTCLLLLIRRTMAGHDHEEKGHTMPPLEWAHRRQWWGSDLTLASLAVIGVLVLPLYLGVNILLLRSVETLLETCMSFFLGSAPRGSTAVTPV from the exons ATGGACGGCGTGTTGGACGGCGCGTCGGTGTTGTGCGTCTTCAAGCTGGTGTGCAGCCTGCTGTGCCTGCCCTCGCTGGCGACGTCGCGCAGTCCCGTGGGATTCTGCAGCTGCTGCATCCTCATCTTCACAGACTTCCTGCTCACAG TTTACCTGAGCTTCCTGGGCCTCTTTGAGTCATGGTTCATCGAGCTGCCGCCGCTGCCGGGCGTCGTCGCTCTGCGCTTCCTGCTCTTCCTGAGCAACACCTACGGCGCCGTGCTGATGCTCATCACGCCCCTGGTCGCCGTGGAGACCCTCACTCGACTCCTGCGGTCGATGAGAGACGTagaagaaaaggaggaggatgaagaggaggaggaggagaaaggtgGCTGGCGGTGTTACGCGATCGGCTACCTGTGCTGTTTGTCGGTGTGGGTGTCGGTGGCGCTCAGCCTGCGGTGTCGATGGAAGTTGGAGGAGGCCAGGACGGCGGGTTGTTTGGTCGCCGGGGGCTCTTTGATGCGTTGCCTGCCCAACCTGCTGAGCCCCCTGCCCAGCGGTATGCGCCCATGCTGGGGTGCGGCTTTCCTCTACTTGATGCTGATCCTGCTCACATGCTTGCTTCTTCTCATCAGACGAACAATGGCAGGCCACGACCACGAAGAGAAGGGACACACGATGCCGCCTCTCGAATGGGCACACAGGCGTCAGTGGTGGGGTTCGGACTTGACCCTTGCCTCGCTGGCCGTGATCGGCGTCCTGGTGCTTCCGCTTTATCTCGGCGTCAACATCCTCCTGCTAAGGAGCGTGGAGACCCTCCTGGAGACCTGCATGAGCTTCTTTTTGGGATCCGCCCCCCGAGGCTCCACGGCCGTCACGCCGGTGTGA